GAATAGGCTCACTTCTTTGTACCATTAATTAGCTAATCGCTCCTGTTGCCAAggttttgatgaggttgggctgtcaggggaaaggaactgaggattttagctGGCGAAGTGACTTTTTAAACCTGGAAAGTATCATCGCGAAAAGCCATAAATTGGCCTAGTAGTTCATTTTTATTCTGAtcaactagttttaagaaggaagCAATATTTTATTGCATACATTAGATGCATGGGCTGTGCTCAAGACTTTAATTCGACTACaattttatagccaataccaatccctacacatgataaaatgttaggaggatcAGAGGGAAAAATAGTGTGtcatacatctgcaagatttcatgtaatcgttttaattacatgaatataaACTGATACCAggagaatattcaaaagaatagAAAATATGGTAAAAAATTAGGAAGTTGGCATAGGCCGGATAGAAAAgattctgaaaaaagaaagtgttCTAATGAAAAAGCTAGGCAAACTTTTTTACAAAAACTGCCTGTATCTGTTTGGCGCGTAGTCAAGCTATTcaaagtagtcataatcccggTTTTAATGATGAAAACACACGCACATGCAGATGAAAATAGAAATCTGTTCCTGCAAAAAATAACTTTCTGTAGTAAGAGGaaaggctttcctttcttcatttaaaagaaatactgATCTTATTATCTCTCCACAAGCTCAGTTGAcagtgagagtgaatgaaattGATAGTGACTATGTCAGTTGAGTAAATATCCAGAAGAGGATAAAAAGTAATATATGGCCTGCAGAACTCTGTTGttctaattttttaaccaattagcTAAGGCACtcatattcttgctttgtgcattacACGGTCACATACCCTGTGACCAATTCCCTacataaatgtttaatttggtTATGagcattggtaagaaacaccatacACTATtgaaaacacaagaaagaatGTTTCAAGCAACCTTAATAATAACATTTAATATTACAATGTGGTtacttacacagcaaaattatataatcacacaattccgaacaaaggaagtcaggtcATAGACtaacctgcttcaacttttgagggcttagggtacagagaaatagatatggtaaacagttgCAATTGATACaaagttaaaagtttgaaagctaaaagatacaCATTACAATCATCAACCCTACGCATTCTAGAAAAAACAGGGTCTATTACCACCAcaacttctcccaaacattcatATTCTACATATACggatttatcgttcataattgctgatgaaattccgaaggtgtgactcaattaattcaaaagaaaatatccaagcaggTTGTAAAAATGGCTTACGAATTGTAAAGTGATAATGTGTTAACAAACTTCCTGAAATCGTGGTAccgatacgaatttatcgttcatagTCCCTCATGAAATTCCAAGATTGTAAGTTAAGAAGTTCAACAGAAAATATGtaggaaggttacagaaacggactctcaaaaactgctcttgaattcgaaaaACTGCAAGCAAGAATTACCAGCGTGCTTTTGAGCTCAAATTGCCAGAAACCCGTTTCATTACACGATCACACCTCAGATCCTTCTTGCAAAATGTAATGACTGGGtgtctacaaaacgaagaccgaagaccgaagaccaaagaccgaagaccgaagatCGAAGACCGAAAAACGAAGACCCTAATTTTTTTTGCCCGAATAAGGCACGGACAGTTACAAAACCAAGCCAAAGCGTTCCTCAGCGCAAACAGATGTGAAAATAACGGGaatcttcgttttgtagaaaagaccccctgaatctacaaaacgaagacccttacTAAGACACTTTGTTAGACCCCAATTGACACGAAGTCAagagggtcttcgttttgtagaaaagccCCCTGAATCTGCAAAACGAGGACCCTCTctaaaacgctttgtcagacgccaattGACGCGAAATCAAGGGGGTCTTTGTATTGTAGAAAAAAAACCCGTGAATCTATAAAACGAAGACCCTCGCTAAAAACGCTTTGTGTGATACCCATTGACGCGAAATAATTGAGGTCTTTGTTTGTGTAAAGGACCGCCGTGtgaatctaaaaaaaaaataaagaccCCGTTAAAGCGGGTTGCAAGtgagcaaaaaattaaaagagcttagaaaattaaaagagcGGGCGCGTTATTTGGTCTTATTTGGAAATGaatgtacgattttttttcgcttttaatATAGAAACGATTTTCTTaatttgcaaacttttttttagttggaaaaaaaattagggtcttcgtttttcgttcttcggtcttcggtcttcggtcttcggtcttcggtcttcggtcttcggtcttcggtcttcggtcttcggtcttcgttttgtagacaCCCACTAATGACTATCAgtttcagagattgattcttcagtttcaagcattaggaaaaaattatcgcATCGCAAGCTtgttcatcataacccgagcaTTAAATACGCCTGGAGATGgtgagcgaagagaaagtggttCCAtgttcatgacaaaaaaatatttcctgaagttcgagCGAATCAAGCGCTGAAAAGAACCACgactaaacaatgaaattcacccTTCCTGCGGTAGGAGTAATTCCACTTTAcctgtgagtttgtttgcactATACATTTGCGGTCCGTAATTCAAATCTCAGATGCTTGACCATaggtggcccaagctcacatctcgagaaaaagccaacgattaattcatgaaagcgtcacctgttgtgtgactcggtgttaagttacgagaggaaccgttggaaaatttgaacagcgataaatatttcgaaatatgaatattttacacatTTTACCATCACTGACTGACAGCGAtagtaaagcaagcttaaaacggcagaaatcgccagaaactacaatGGAAGACACAGGATATgtgtaagttttatttattatacgtgtaaaatgttcatatttcgaaatatttgtcgttgtaaatcgaccatattttggtctccatactattccttaCAAGGTGTTCAAGTTTTCTTACCGCGTaagacttaatgtaaacataaaCATCGCTGACTCAGTCTcatgttatttcaattttgggagaGGCCATTACTTCGTTCTTAAGGTAAAAGAACACGTCTTCGATGAAGTGcgattttttaaatgaatagaGTAAACCTGCGATAGTTAACAGACGAGAAAGCGATAGAAACTTGTTcacgccgttcgctatcatttgaaaaccaaTCCttaagataactttttttcccttaacACCACGAGAACCACGCGTGTATTAAACATTCTAAACAATGggacaagaaataacttaaagaatacgaacactttgaaacTTTATAAAAGCGATGAGCCGGCGGAAGgttttaccgaaacgtgatttgaattatGAACCGAAGCTAGTACTAAACGACAATCGGTGAAAAACGGTTTAAAccttagcgtaagagaaaacctaGATAAGAAACGACTTACCCCCATTTTTTCCTCGGATCCTTTAtggttcgcttctctttgttgatgacctcttttcagtctaTTTTCGGGggtctttgtatttccttttcgCGTCGCTTTTCGCTAGATATTCGTCTTTTTACGTATGCCttctcttgttctctttcgcgttcttttcgccgtattctgccttTTTTAGCATCCTTTCCAACTTTCCAGCGCGTATTTCTTGACTCGCTTTACGTCTTTAAcctcttgctttctttggtcgctctgtctctttcGTTCCAGCcaattttcactcaaaacccttTCTTCACGAAGTggaattataacaatttcctccggttgacagAGCGttagctctgccggtattgttgcgAGTTGGttagaaaatgcaaaatactgagaattacagTTTAACTacaacctcaccagtttgatttcctgCTCAAAACGcgaaatgtaaattatttgctCACGCGGCTTCACATCTACTAGCCCACTTGAAGCCCTCGCGTAATGCCCAACCGTGTACCCTTGGTATGCCATGATATAAtggtttattattattattatagttattattattactattattattattattattactattattattgttattatttggGGATTGAGAGTCAGATTGTCGCAACTAATTGAAAAGCATTCGTTTgcattaattttcttctttataaaCGTAAgatttaaaagttcaaaaaaggaatgaagtaaaaaagaaacaagggaTGCATCCTGTAAATCTGCGCACGTTGAAGAAACCGATGGTTGAGTTTGATAACAAAAGAAGTCTTTGATAACTCTCTTGcaataaaattcctttttaaatgtaaaaatttttcctgACGATCATTGCAAGGCAAATTATCACAAGAGGCTACCAGGCATAGCACACATTTATGTGATCCAAACAGCGTCAGGCTCGgtatctatttaacaaatagagaagcctttaCTGGGCTCTGTGCTACTGCAACGCACGAAAAAAAGAGGCTAGAGCGCGAGTGAGGACTTTCGTCTCTGCTTACGttataataatgtaaattacggcgcttggtatgtttacaaaccttcgTTTGGGTCTTCTGTGGTTGCTTTCCGgttcgcttgttccgaaatttcacttacGGAAAAAGGCTAGATAGAAGTCCGTGAAATTGTCGGATATAGTTCAATTTGGAAGACAGCTTAATGTTTTAATTCTTAACCTGTGACAGAGCAATAAAGAGGATCAACGGAACTAAGAAGTCACCCACTTATCGTTTATTACACCTAATTAATTAATTCGACCAATAACAAAACATCTCCTAAAACTCGTCATAGCACTTTGACTTTGCAAATGTTGAAAGGCTAAGGTATTCCGTAAAAGCAGAGAGGcctaaaataacaacaaaaatctggGTTTTAAGCCCGAGTTTTTGATAGAGATTATGATTGAGAGAAATTACTGCCAATTACACCTGTAATGAATACATAACGTTACAAGCTTAAATTCATTATGCAGTTAGCCATGCAGTCTAAATTAGGCCAAATCCGTTGAAAATCGTGTGGTGTTCATTAATTGGGTTAAAATCTCTAGGTATCGTTTCCCTTCAGGCTTAATTTATAGCTTTGTGGGTTTCCTTAAAACACCTGCTACACAGGAACACAGATATTCCGTGCACAGGCATACGAACATTTTGGATGAAGTAAGCGTTTTTCGTTGGTATTCGCTAAAGCGCTATTGTGGATTTATAGTTGATTTGGATCTCTATTTTATTTAGCATGGAATAATTTAAGCattaattaaagtttttttttgcattgtatgggtttttaaaatttatgtttcaaCTGAAAGTGTCATTCAGTTCTTTATTGTTAATGGACAGCCCAAAAGTAACCCAATCCACCGGAAAAAAAGCGTATTAATTCAAATTCTGCTCGTTGGTGATTTTTGTAGGCCTTAGAAGGTGTAtgcaaacaacatttttgcaaataaaactTGTAACGATCACTAAGAACCGTTCAACGACGATTTGATGATCAGATATTTTCTTTAGGCTCATATATATTTCATGGAGCTTATACATTTTGCAACAGAACAGAGCCcaatcaaggcttctctatttgttaaatagttaCCGAGCCTGACGCTGTTTGGTTCACATGGATGTTTGCTATGCCTGTTTGCCTCCTCTGATAATTTGCCTTGCATTGATTGTCAGGCAACCTTTTTACAATAAAAAGGACTTAAAggtattttattgtaaaatagtgattataaagacttcttttttATCGACTCTATTATGTTATCTTCAACTTGCGCAGACTTGCAGGATGCATCCTTTGATTCTTTCCTattctattaattttttaaacttttaaatgtTTCGAAAatagaaagaagaaaataaattcaaaccAATGTCTTTCAATTAATGGCGACAACCTCACTCTCAATCCCCAaagaataatgataataataataataacaataaaaccaTCATATCATAGATTATTAGCCTGTCAACTAAGTGATTCAGACCACACCCAATATCCTGATGACTTTAAACCCCAAGAAGAATATATGTACTGGGTTACAGAAGTATGGGGATCTGGATAGAGGACATGAGAATGAAGTTAATTCTCATAATACTCGATTgcatattcttttgttttttttggtcttttttatgttaaaacGCTACAAGAAATAAATCTATCCCTGCAGAATTCGTTTTCTAGTAATCCCTGTCCTCAGAATGTGACCTGCCTTAATGGATTCACCGAAAGTGATACATTGGCTTAACGAGTCAAGTTGGTTACGTGAGACACAACTGTggagaaaataggaaaaaattcagataatttactttgattttgattttagtATTTTCTTCATGTGTTATTTCATAATAGGAATGTGTAGGTTATATGGTATATTCAGTGTTGAAAGCTATGCGTATTGTCCCTCCTTAGCCATTATACCTGTCATCTTTGACACTTATACTGCAATGTGATTAATATGGTATCTCCACGATAGTTCCTCATCAATGTATAAACCCAAGTTAAGACCTTTGTGTAGCTAACTTTTTCTATTGATTTTTCATGAACTCAAATAAAAGGTTACGAACGTTCAGACGGTTTCAAAATGCTTTTGGAAGAGCTCCCATCGACATCGCTCATTAACACGGTTGGCAAAGCCAAGGTATGATAAGTGATGCATCAAAGGTGTTAAAATTCGTGACAGTTTTGCGTGGATTTACATGGTGGACATTGCTTGTTTTGACAAATGTAGTATCATTTTACTCATTGAAGCAAATCGAAGGTTCATCCTCAAACTTTAAAATCCGTGCGAAAAAATGGACCTTTGGCCCACTGCAACTTAGAAGAGCGAGTTTCACAAAGTCAAATCTGGCCCATTCTTCTTCAATTTTAGCAAGGTCGCCTTTAAATTTGCCGCCTTACTCGTTATGTATAATAAGTGTGTCATGACAATCTGGCAGCTCCCCCCCTTCACCCTGTGGGCAACAACCTCATGACTGAGGAGCTGCTAAGTGTCACAGGCAGTCATCTTAGAAGAGGTTGCAAACATTTGCATGTTCATTTTTCGCTCTTTTATGGTCGGAAAAGACTATTCGTCTGTGCTTGTTTCGATTCTTTTTGTAATCAGTTAAAAATGACGATAAGCTGAgaagagaatgtaaaaaaacCAAGCCGACAGACAAATCAGTCCTTGTATCTGTACAGTTGTTTACTTGCTCCAAGTTTAGAATTATCATCTTAAGTACAGCAAATTTCTCAAAGATACATACAAGAAAAGTAAGTCAGCTTTAACTAGTTGTACATACATCATAACTATTCTATAAGTACAATTTACATGACAACTAGCTCCCATTTTGGTTGACGACCTTAGTGCTTTAAGCACCCGATCAATGAAGCCATGTGGTATTATTCGGATTTCCTTTAAGCCTGGTTTTCCTAGTCTAGCATTCCAGCAACTATTTTGTGCATAAAGCGTTATAGCGGAGCCGGATATTTAAGAAGACATTTTAAATCCGAGAAAGTTTCTTTAAGGCGACATCCTATCTGTATGACTGAAATTCATCATTCCGTCCCTTTAATTTTAACTTAAATGCAATTAAGTTATTTGTCCTTGTTCACTCCATACTTTCTTGTAAAGCACAATTTAGATTAAAGGTTCTGAAACTATGAAAACGTTTTATAAAACTGTATTCATGTACAACGTGGCCCTAACAGCTATAGGACTGGCAGATTACTCCATTGACCTCATTACTTTCTGCTACCAATCTCTTCCATCGCTGATTACAGATGTGTTTATATATAGGAGATATGGTGCGATGCAGGCATTCCTTTGGTTCATCACTTTATAAAATTGAGAATATTTATTGTCAGATCTCTGTCAATTTGTGGCTGGAAATACGGCGTTAAACTTTCTATTCAAACGCTCTTTAAtctgcaaaaaggaaaagatatcATGAAATTTTTAGTCTCAGCCTGGAAATAAGGTGTCTGAAAATTACTCGCTATGATCTTCCAAAGTTGAACCTAAAAGTTAGACTTCAAAAGGACCCTCAGGCAAAAAGGACCTATGTTACGACTTCTTTATACGGCCAGGCTGCTTATGGCGATTGAAAATTTTGGGTTCAGTGGGTGACTTGCGCATTAGAAGACAATTCTTAAGAAGGCTAAGGTAGTCTCTGagagtttaaaatgtgcttatCACCATAATTTCACATCTAATCTTTTCACCGCATTAACAACCAGCGTAGGTTTTCTCCATATCATTACCTTCAGGTGGTAACTGTGTTAAGATAACGAGTCTTACAGcgtcaattttaatttttcatttaactgaGCCTCATGTCTCTCTTGTGACTTGTACTTTGAATAAAATCATCGtcaataattgaaataaaaatcaagctaaaagattaatttaaaaatattaacaaaaccACTTGTACTTACCTGAGTGTTTCGTACACAATGCAATAGAAAAATGAGAAATCCCTGTAAAAAGAATAAGATGCACCTCTTTATGATGCAAGCAGCTTAAAAATGATAAGGCTGTTGATTTTGAGGTTCGCTTATTTAAAAAGCTCACTAATGGTGTCTCGTAAAATATAACAATGGTTTACCTGAGTTGCGCTGAAGATAGTAAAGATATAGGCAAAAGCTTTGTGAAACGTCGAAAAGATACCAAATAACCACGTGACACCCAGCAAGGGAATCATTACTGCGCATGTCTTGATGCAGAgtctgtaacaaaaaaaaagaaacgacagagaaacaaacaacaataaaaaacaaaaaacagagcaatacaaaaacaaaataagaagaaataacaaacaagctggtttttttgttgtcattattgtttttattgttgttcatGTTATTGTTCTCATTTTCCGGTCCCTAACGTTCATTTTTACTCTTACCTTATCTGATGATTTCCTGGAGCTGGCTGTGTTCCGGACATTTCTTTTACAACTCTGGCCAGAATTAACAAGTTGAGCtacaaaatagtaatttttaaaataggcTAAACATTCATGTGTAATCGCCAACAACTACTCAGCTACTAACCTGTTGACCTCAGTCTGAGCCCCAGTTATTTGACAATTATTCCATGAACGCGCTGGATATGAGATGGTAGAAAGCCAACAAGGCGCCTAGCCCGTTATAGGCTACAGCCTATTTGGTATCGAACGAGTGCAAATGGAATAGTTGTTTTTATGCATTTCCATATAAGCTGACTCGGAATAAGAGCTGATAACTGGAGTTCAGTGAACCAATGACAACAAGAGAATGCAATATTTATACTTGAAAATTTAGTGACTGTTTATTCACCAGTAAGCAGCATAATGTTTTACTGTAGGATTCAAGGAGAGTGTTGTCTGCACGACAATAGGCCTGTTTCCCGAAAGCCCTTACAGTCAACGGTCAAGGAAAGCAATTGTGTTCATGTGCTTCTTTCTTTACCGTTTTCCTAATTTATGATTGAGATGTCAACGGATGTTAAATTCAGATAAATAAAGAGAATGTGTATTTTTTTAGCCAAGACCGCACAGCCTTTCTTTTTGGACTGTTATAGGCCAGTTTTGTcccgatgtttttaattcaaatacatCCTTCATCAATACAAGTCTTCCCAACTTTAAAGTATGAATAACATCTTGCTGCGAGTTTTtggattttgaaaattttaatgagacTATCAGctatgtttaaaaattgtgaTCTACTTACAACTTCCACCGTCACCACAAAAACAGCAAACATCCAGATAGAATGATTTGCGTTGGAGAGCCAGCAGCTTATTCACGACACAAATTACATAATTATATTAGTCTTGAAGTTTAATCAAGCCATCACAAGTTGAAACAGAAGAGAGAAGGGGGAGGAGAATGTGTTTCATTTGCTATGACATCTGCGAATAGTTAGACATTGTAGTCTTCTAGGATAAGGTCGATGAACCGTAGGCCCGGTCTCCTGCATTTTCTCAGTGCTGGTTAGCAGGGAAAGATACAGAACTCACTCACAATTGTTGCAAAGTGTAGAGAACGTGGCTCCTGGTGTGGTGATCTGGCCATGTTATCTTATAAATAGTCCCCAAATAAACTAGCTCTAAAGCTGAAATGGTCTGAATTGTCttaataagtaaataaataatgaaacttAAATAGATACATACAGATACTTACTATTCTTTGCTGACAAAACTACCGATTTCGTCCCTCGCTGAAGCAATTAACAGCGAAATACTGACCATAACAGCTGGAAAAGCTACAATTAACacaaaggaaagttttaaagaCAATGAGATTACCACGTATCAATATCATTTTGATAACGAAAACTTGATATCGCCTTTAATAATTGTTGCAATAGTGGAAGAGCCTACCCCAGGAAAAAGCATGGTACATGGCCATCTTCTCATTTATATTATAAACTTTGACAACAAACAGGTAAAGATAAATTCCTTCGACAAGCATCCAACAAAAGGCTGACATGAGAAAATACTGCATCAGGGCTGCCACTGCGACACAAATACCCTGAAAATCAAGAGTAGACTGAGCTTTTTATAActgtaactgttttatttctatttcgggtaaatttttaagaaggattcatttttaaaaggctttttttaaTAGCTTTCGACATTTTATATCAAATATAGCCTTTATTTTCCCCacaagttaattttttattaatcaaGTCTCGATCATGCCAACATGAAACATGAATCTGTTCCTTCATAAAAACCTGCTTCTTATGACAATTTCTCAagccccctccctccccctttcCGTCCAAACCGATAGTTGTCAAGCTGTGATCAATAATAATCACAAGAAGCATAAATctgttcaaattctcaaaaatgcGACTAGAGCCAACACTCCTCTTTTGAATTCACTTCCAAATAGCTAAAAAAGATTTTACTGACTTTGTTTTAAGttgtactttttaaaaaacaaaaaacaaaaacaataaacaaaaacaatacaaaaacaaaacaaagaaaaaaaacaagcgtTTACCTTAACCTGTGTGGCATTTATCCCGGCAAGAAACATTATCTGGCCAAGTCCCAATGAGGCAACGAGACTTAACCTCACTTGAGACAGCGGCTGATGCACATCACTAGTGATAACGAAAAGAAATATAGACTGTATTGACGGTTAacaatatatgaaagtcatatatttgaactgcggataaagacgtgaatgaaagtgatcctcgcagtgatgtgcactacttaggcagtagtgaaaataaggcccgaaaaaaattcaggcctgtacgggatttgaacccataacctctgcgataccagtgcagcgctctaccaactgagccaacaagccaactgggagatggtcatgatggtggttctaaataaacccgtctattcatcacttcacgggtttatttagaaccaccatcatgaccagctctcagttggcttgttggctcagttggtagagcgctgcaccagtatcgcagaggttatgggttcaaatcccgtacaggcctgaatttttttcaggccttattttcactactgcctaagtagtgcacatcactgcgaggatcactttcattcacttcaTAGACTGTATTGATAgacaaaaataggaaaatagaTCAATACCATTTATATCAAGTAAGAAACTGTACAATACTATCAAAACTGAGAAGGAAAGGAACTAAACtaggagaaatgaaaataaaaataaataggTCAGAGTTGGAGAGTACCAAGTGTAGTAAAATAATTCCataacagaaggaaaaaaacaatttacttaCGTGAGGAGAGCATAAGAAGCTAAAGTAAGAATTATTCCAATGAGCGACAAGATCAGTCCCACGTAAGTGAGAATCGTCAATATCTTCTCATCTTTTTCTGtctattttttcattgtaataACAGgcaaaaggaaagcaaaataaaactaatGACGACatactaaaaaaatatatatatattttttttttcttacaatataAAATAGCACAACAGCCCCGTTAATAAAAATGTTCTTCTCGGCTTTAAGTAAATATGACAACAGTGAAAAATCTGAAAACATATTCAAATTAACCTCAAATCTGGAAGGAGTGGGTAGTTATGTAACATGGTGATTTTCCATGATTATCATGAAACAAATGTTGTGGATTATGAACAGACAAACACTATTACCTCTGCTGTGTAGTCGAACAAAACTGCAAAGTGAG
The sequence above is a segment of the Pocillopora verrucosa isolate sample1 chromosome 5, ASM3666991v2, whole genome shotgun sequence genome. Coding sequences within it:
- the LOC131780371 gene encoding adhesion G protein-coupled receptor L4-like isoform X2, whose amino-acid sequence is MDDFHKFTAYLLVVSSLAIFQVQTATTSPQPPTGSKKTSKTEELTNNFTLALNKTDIQQGSSLQNVVDLLRDTLAKYKDISFTEVKKNVITERKRIELIYTTVDAFETFALKYGWYHLNESRPVLREKYDRIRVDIRKSLPRDSDDFHLVESLNETVNIPSNNFNRNGSVIVGIIFKGLHEMLRMREFNNASLKKRRRLNSLVMAVAMDPKPTLLKRNAVMKFRNQKSLDATRHCVFWKGFDSKRIDGWSDEGCHVSKRKSEYTECSCNHLTHFAVLFDYTAETEKDEKILTILTYVGLILSLIGIILTLASYALLTDVHQPLSQVRLSLVASLGLGQIMFLAGINATQVKGICVAVAALMQYFLMSAFCWMLVEGIYLYLFVVKVYNINEKMAMYHAFSWAFPAVMVSISLLIASARDEIGSFVSKEYCWLSNANHSIWMFAVFVVTVEVLNLLILARVVKEMSGTQPAPGNHQIRLCIKTCAVMIPLLGVTWLFGIFSTFHKAFAYIFTIFSATQGFLIFLLHCVRNTQIKERLNRKFNAVFPATN